From Micromonospora auratinigra:
TCCAACCAGGTGTTCAGCCAGGGCCTCGGCTCGATCCGGGCCGCCCTGCAGAACCGGCTGCCCGGCCCGGACGTGACCACCGCCCAGTTGCGCGACCGGAGCTGGTGGAAGGGGCCGGACCTGTACATCCTGGTCGACGACTACGACCTGGTCGCGTCGGGCGGCAACAACCCGCTCAGCGCGCTGCACGAGCTGCTGCCGCAGGCGCGGGACATCGGCCTGCACCTGATCGTCACCCGGCGCGTGGGCGGCGTGGCGCGGGCCCTCTACGAGCCGGTGCTCCAGCGGCTGCGCGAGCTGGACTCGCCGGGCCTGCTGATGTCGGGCAGCCGGGAGGAGGGCGCGGTCTTCGGCACCCTGCGGCCGAGCCCGCAGCCGCCGGGCCGGGGCACGCTGGTGCGCCGTCGGGACGGTCAGCAGCTCATCCAGACCGCGTGGACCGAGCCGGGGTGAGCCGACCGTCCACCTCGTACGGTCGGGGTCGGGAAGCCTTGTGCCCCCTGGCCTGCGCCGACGGTGCGGCCCGGAAGCAGGGCTGCGCGGGCTGGACGTCGTCCGCTACGGTTCGGTGGAAGTGTCCGTCGGTGGGGTGTGTACGCCTTGCCGCGGGGGAGGGGCGCGGCGGATCCGCCGCCACGAAGATGACGGAAGGGTGTGAAGCATGGCGTTCGAGGTCAGTGCAGCGACTCTGCACACCGCCGCGAGTGACGTGCGGTCCACGCGCGGTGACGTCGACGGTGAGCTGAAGAAGCTGTGGAACGTCGTCGACGACCTGGCAATGGCCTGGAAGGGCCAGGCGTCGACCGGTTTCCAGTCGCTCATGACGCGTTGGAGCGAGGACACCAACAAGCTGCTGACGGCGATGGACAACATCGCCGACCTGCTCGACAAGTCGGGGACGACCCACCAGGTCAACGACGAAGAGCAGCAGCAGATGCTGGACAAGTTCCACGCAGCTCTCAACCCGTGATCCGCGAAGACAGGCAAAGGAGGAACTAGATGAGCATCAAGGTTGACTACGCCGTTCTCGAGAGCAGCAACCAGCAGATGCAGGCCATCTCGCGGACCATCGACGAGAAGCTGGACACGCTGCGCTCGATGCTGACCAAGCTGGAGTGGGAGGGCCAGGACCGGGCCGCCTACGAGCAGCACCAGGCTCAGTGGGACGCCGCCGTTCGGGACATCAACAAGATCCTGAACGACATCGGCAGCGCGGTCGGCATCGCTCGCGAGAACTACATGTCCACCGAGATGAGCAACTCCAAGGTGTGGGGTAACTGATCTGATCGGTGGCTGCGGCTCCGCTCCGGCTCCGGCCGGACCGGAGCCGCACTGCTTTTCCGGGCCCGTGGGTGCGGAGCCGGGGCGCCGCGGCGGTTTCAGGCGTCCAGCGGGGTGGAGCGGCGGCCGGGGCGCCAGCCGCGCCGACGGCCCAGCGCCAGCACCGGCCGCAGCGCCAGCAGCACGCCGGCCAGCACGGCACCCACCACGGCGACCCAGATGGCCACGCTCCGCTGCCAGGCCAGCGGATCGGCCGGCGGGACCGGCTCGGGCATCGCGCCGAGCGGCGGGTTCGACCGGGTGCCGAGCAGGCTGGTCACCGCCCGGTACGGGTCGACCATCCCGTACCCGACGTCGGCGTTGTGCCCGTCGGGCGGGTTGTCGGCGGTCCGGGTGAGCCGGTACTCGACCTGCTCGGGGGTGAGTTCCGGGTGCGCGGCGCGGATCAACGCGGCCACCCCGGAGACGTACGCGGTGGCGAAGCTGGTGCCGCCCTGCGGCTCGTAGAGGTAGCCGGAGCCGCCGGGGGCCGGGCCGACGATGTTCAGCCCGGGCGCGCCGATGTCCACGTAGTCACCGCTGACCGAGCTGCCGACGTGGTGGCCCTGCTCGTCGATGCCGGCGACGGCGATCACCCCGTCGTAGACGGCCGGGTAGCCGGGGCGGTCCTCCCGGTTCTCCTGCCGGTTGCCGGCGGCGGCCACCAGCACGACCCCCTTGTCGAGGGCGTACCCGACCGCGCGCTTCAGCTGGTCGTCGTCCAGGGTGACCAGGGACAGGTTGATCACGTCGGCGCCGTGGTCGACGGCCCACCGGATGGCCTGGCCGATCTGCGCCGGCACCCCCGGGTCGAAGTTCTCCTTGTTCTCCGCCAGCACGCGTACCGGCAGGATCTTCGCCTCCGGCGCGATCCCGCTGTACGGCACGCCGGTGCCCTCCCGGCCGGCGATGATGCCGGCGATCAGGGTGCCGTGACCGACCTGGTCGCACTGGCCCTGGGCCTGTGGCGAGTTGTTGAAGTCCGCCCCGGGCAGCACCCGGCCGCGCAGCAGCGGGTGGACGGCCGAGACGCCGGAGTCGATCACCGCGACGGTGATCCCCCTGCCCTTGGTGACCTGCCAGACCGCGGACGGGTCGAGGCGCTGCCAGGCCCAGGTCGCCTCGGTGGGGGCGGGGTTGCCGGGCGGGCCGCACTTCGGGGCCGCCGCGGCGGGGGCGGGCGCCACCAGGACGGTGCCGAGCAGCGCCGCGAC
This genomic window contains:
- a CDS encoding WXG100 family type VII secretion target, producing the protein MAFEVSAATLHTAASDVRSTRGDVDGELKKLWNVVDDLAMAWKGQASTGFQSLMTRWSEDTNKLLTAMDNIADLLDKSGTTHQVNDEEQQQMLDKFHAALNP
- a CDS encoding WXG100 family type VII secretion target — encoded protein: MSIKVDYAVLESSNQQMQAISRTIDEKLDTLRSMLTKLEWEGQDRAAYEQHQAQWDAAVRDINKILNDIGSAVGIARENYMSTEMSNSKVWGN
- the mycP gene encoding type VII secretion-associated serine protease mycosin — encoded protein: MRDSLRSDGTTLNAGTGHRFRSLLCGTVAALLGTVLVAPAPAAAAPKCGPPGNPAPTEATWAWQRLDPSAVWQVTKGRGITVAVIDSGVSAVHPLLRGRVLPGADFNNSPQAQGQCDQVGHGTLIAGIIAGREGTGVPYSGIAPEAKILPVRVLAENKENFDPGVPAQIGQAIRWAVDHGADVINLSLVTLDDDQLKRAVGYALDKGVVLVAAAGNRQENREDRPGYPAVYDGVIAVAGIDEQGHHVGSSVSGDYVDIGAPGLNIVGPAPGGSGYLYEPQGGTSFATAYVSGVAALIRAAHPELTPEQVEYRLTRTADNPPDGHNADVGYGMVDPYRAVTSLLGTRSNPPLGAMPEPVPPADPLAWQRSVAIWVAVVGAVLAGVLLALRPVLALGRRRGWRPGRRSTPLDA